The following coding sequences are from one Tubulanus polymorphus chromosome 12, tnTubPoly1.2, whole genome shotgun sequence window:
- the LOC141914232 gene encoding uncharacterized protein LOC141914232 — protein sequence MIYISQIRDFLSAHPFILTNSFPHRFSGFHNYSPWYPSPQPSQQQQPAPQHGLYGPPSPPQMYHYQSPNQKPVPWYCMQYPNAQGCAPAANTKNCPRPLHGRIEYCSANNDDSKSILLGVEAATKTTTFALYCPDDKKVKVILEFVDSRPTEANGDCEQGFRKNVKGTGDVEADWSDWECDEKGPFTPLSNGVAVDGETNEMQLQYKATTLGQDMVVSFNCQCA from the exons ATGATCTACATATCTCAGATACGAGACTTTTTATCAGCACACCCGTTTATACTTACAAATTCATTCCCGCATcgtttttcaggttttcataACTACTCACCGTGGTACCCGAGCCCG CAACCTTCGCAGCAACAACAACCCGCACCACAGCACGGACTGTACGGGCCACCATCGCCGCCGCAGATGTACCACTATCAGTCTCCGAATCAGAAACCGGTGCCTTGGTACTGTATGCAATACCCGAACGCGCAGGGATGCGCACCAGCTGCCAACACCAAGAACTGTC CGCGCCCTCTGCATGGTCGAATAGAATATTGCTCTGCCAATAACGACGACAGCAAATCAATATTGTTGGGGGTCGAAGCCGCGACAAAAACGACGACATTCGCGTTATACTGCCCGGACGACAAG AAAGTGAAAGTCATTCTCGAATTTGTTGACTCCCGCCCGACCGAGGCGAACGGCGACTGCGAGCAGGGATTCAGAAAGAACGTGAAGGGCACCGGCGACGTCGAAGCCGACTGGAGCGATTGGGAATGCGACGAGAAGGGACCGTTCACGCCGTTGAGCAATGGCGTGGCAGTCGACGGCGAAACCAACGAAATGCAGTTGCAATACAAAGCCACCACTCTCGGTCAAGACATGGTCGTTTCCTTCAACTGTCAGTGCGCTTGA